From a single Calothrix sp. NIES-2098 genomic region:
- a CDS encoding radical SAM domain-containing protein, with protein sequence MAVKASTMENRILYVRLPCNPIFPIGVVYLSDHVHKQFPNIEQRIFDLGCVPPLDYVPALERCIDEFQPTLLVFSWRDIQIYAPVGGRGGNPLQNAFEFYYAKNPLVKLRGALGGLRIFIAYYVELWRNLGLIKRGLKRAQKYKKAARAIVGGGAVSVFYEQLGKSLPQGTIISVGEGETLLGKFLSGKEFRDERCYVVGETQPRQRLIHEQPTPLEKTACNYDYIESIWPEFNYYLQGQDFYIGVQTKRGCPHNCCYCVYTVVEGKQVRINPADEVVAEMRQLYDRGIRNFWFTDAQFIPARKFIDDAVELLQKIVDSGMTDIHWAAYIRADNLTPQLCDLMAKTGMNYFEIGITSGSQELVRKMRMGYNLRNVLQNCRDLKAAGFNDLVSVNYSFNVIDERPETIRQTIAYHRELERIFGADKVEPAIFFIGLQPHTHLEEYAFKQGILKPGYNPMSLMPWTAKKLLWNPEPLGSFFGEVCLQAWQQNPNDFGREVMKILEERLGCADLESALSAPMEKNEKQLVGV encoded by the coding sequence ATGGCAGTTAAAGCAAGCACAATGGAAAATCGAATTCTTTACGTTCGCCTTCCCTGTAACCCCATCTTTCCTATTGGGGTTGTCTACCTAAGCGATCACGTACACAAACAGTTTCCGAATATCGAACAACGCATTTTTGATTTGGGCTGCGTACCACCTTTAGATTATGTTCCAGCTTTAGAGCGTTGTATCGATGAATTTCAACCCACACTGCTGGTATTCTCTTGGCGGGATATTCAAATATACGCGCCAGTTGGTGGTCGTGGCGGAAACCCTTTACAAAACGCCTTTGAATTTTACTATGCGAAAAATCCCTTAGTAAAATTACGTGGAGCCTTGGGTGGACTGAGAATTTTCATCGCTTATTACGTAGAGTTATGGCGCAATCTGGGCTTAATTAAACGTGGGTTAAAACGCGCCCAGAAGTATAAAAAAGCAGCCCGTGCCATTGTGGGTGGTGGTGCAGTTAGCGTATTTTACGAACAATTGGGTAAAAGCTTACCTCAAGGGACAATTATCTCTGTAGGTGAAGGAGAAACCCTGTTAGGAAAATTTTTAAGTGGTAAAGAGTTTCGCGATGAACGCTGCTATGTAGTCGGAGAAACTCAACCACGACAACGGTTAATTCACGAACAACCCACTCCCCTAGAAAAAACGGCTTGCAACTACGACTACATTGAGAGCATCTGGCCGGAATTTAACTACTACCTGCAAGGACAAGACTTCTATATTGGCGTCCAAACCAAACGTGGATGTCCTCATAACTGCTGTTATTGTGTTTACACTGTGGTTGAAGGCAAACAGGTACGCATTAACCCAGCAGATGAAGTTGTAGCTGAGATGCGTCAATTGTACGATCGCGGCATTCGCAATTTCTGGTTTACTGATGCCCAATTCATCCCCGCCAGGAAATTTATTGATGATGCAGTAGAACTTTTACAAAAAATCGTCGATTCTGGAATGACAGATATTCACTGGGCAGCATACATCAGAGCCGACAACTTGACACCCCAGTTGTGCGACTTGATGGCGAAAACCGGGATGAACTACTTTGAAATCGGGATTACCAGTGGTTCTCAGGAACTCGTGCGGAAAATGCGCATGGGATACAACCTGCGAAACGTGCTGCAAAACTGTCGCGATTTAAAAGCCGCTGGTTTCAACGATTTAGTTTCCGTCAACTACTCGTTTAACGTGATTGACGAACGTCCCGAAACCATACGCCAAACCATCGCTTACCACCGCGAACTCGAACGGATTTTTGGTGCAGATAAAGTCGAACCTGCCATTTTCTTTATTGGGTTACAACCTCATACCCACTTAGAAGAATATGCCTTCAAACAAGGTATCCTCAAACCAGGGTACAATCCTATGAGCTTGATGCCGTGGACAGCCAAAAAACTCCTGTGGAATCCTGAACCCCTTGGTTCCTTCTTTGGTGAAGTCTGCTTGCAAGCTTGGCAACAAAACCCCAATGACTTTGGGCGTGAAGTCATGAAAATCTTAGAAGAGAGATTGGGGTGTGCTGATTTAGAGTCAGCACTGTCTGCACCAATGGAAAAAAACGAGAAGCAGTTGGTAGGTGTTTAA
- a CDS encoding pentapeptide repeat-containing protein → MNIEAIKSGNIKQLPGADLEDEELCQLDLSRINLAGATLVGTNFRGSKLEGGHLEGANLMGANLQATDLRANLMGANLMQADLTGADLRGSNLRGANFMGATLSDVCLAGAFLSGANLMNVNLQGVDLRSADLRGANLTGANLKGADLTRADLQGALLSQANLEETDLRGANLAGANFSGANLLCAELEGANLNGVNLDKACVVGTVVDIV, encoded by the coding sequence ATGAATATCGAAGCCATTAAATCAGGAAATATTAAACAACTGCCAGGAGCAGATTTAGAAGACGAGGAACTCTGTCAGCTGGATTTGAGCCGCATCAATCTTGCAGGCGCTACCCTTGTTGGCACCAATTTCCGTGGTTCCAAACTCGAAGGTGGGCATCTAGAAGGTGCGAATTTAATGGGAGCAAATCTCCAAGCTACTGACTTACGGGCAAACCTCATGGGAGCAAACCTCATGCAAGCCGATTTGACAGGTGCTGACTTGCGCGGTAGCAATTTACGTGGTGCTAACTTCATGGGTGCGACACTCAGCGATGTGTGTTTAGCTGGTGCTTTCTTAAGTGGTGCCAATTTAATGAATGTGAATTTGCAAGGCGTCGATTTGCGAAGCGCTGACTTGCGCGGTGCTAATCTGACAGGAGCAAATCTAAAAGGTGCAGACTTGACACGCGCCGATTTGCAAGGGGCATTATTGAGTCAAGCAAATCTTGAAGAAACCGACTTACGCGGAGCAAACTTAGCAGGAGCGAATTTTAGTGGTGCAAATTTATTGTGTGCGGAATTGGAAGGTGCGAATTTGAATGGTGTAAATTTGGATAAAGCTTGTGTAGTGGGAACAGTTGTTGACATAGTTTAA
- a CDS encoding anti-sigma-factor antagonist: MQAVLKCPKITVIRPQGCLNATNALELERDLTTALTQDDTSILLVDLAAVESLDSAGLMALVSALKLAGSLGRTLQLCSVSGSIRIIFELTQLDRVFEIV; this comes from the coding sequence ATGCAAGCGGTACTTAAATGTCCAAAAATTACAGTTATTCGTCCCCAAGGTTGCTTAAATGCCACCAACGCTTTAGAACTTGAACGGGATCTGACTACAGCGTTAACGCAAGATGATACCTCTATCTTGTTAGTGGATTTGGCAGCAGTGGAATCCCTAGACAGTGCAGGTTTGATGGCATTAGTATCTGCACTCAAGTTAGCTGGAAGTTTAGGACGAACTTTACAGCTGTGCTCTGTTTCTGGCTCTATTAGAATTATTTTTGAGTTAACACAACTCGATCGGGTATTTGAGATTGTTTGA
- a CDS encoding aspartate aminotransferase, whose protein sequence is MQFAKRLEKIPPYLFAEINRKGNELVAKGVDIINLAVGDPDKPTPNHILQVMHEAIDDASTHNYPPYQGTQEFREAAAKWMERRFGVADLNPNTEVVSSIGSKEAIHNTFLAFVEAGDYTLIPDPGYPVYRTSTIFAGGESFTMPLKAENQFLPDLNAIPEEVARKAKLLWVNYPNNPTGALATLEFFEELVAFCKQYDILLCHDNAYSEMAYDGYKPPSVLQVPGAKDVAIEFHSLSKSYNMTGWRIGFVVGNALGIQGLTQVKSNVDSGVFKAIQACAIAAYSTNDEELQSVISVYQNRRDIIVKGLQSLGWPIQPPQATLYVWVPVPSGYTSAEFVNLLLDKCGILVPPGNGYGAAGEGFFRIALTVADERMHEAIQRLKNANIRYA, encoded by the coding sequence ATGCAGTTCGCTAAACGCCTAGAAAAAATTCCTCCCTATCTGTTCGCTGAGATTAACCGCAAAGGAAATGAACTTGTAGCCAAGGGAGTTGATATTATCAATTTGGCGGTGGGCGATCCAGATAAACCGACTCCAAATCATATACTCCAGGTAATGCATGAGGCGATAGATGACGCCTCCACTCACAACTATCCACCTTATCAAGGTACTCAAGAATTCCGGGAAGCAGCCGCTAAGTGGATGGAACGACGGTTTGGAGTAGCCGATTTGAATCCGAATACAGAGGTTGTTTCTTCTATTGGTTCCAAGGAAGCGATTCACAATACTTTTTTAGCCTTTGTGGAGGCGGGAGATTACACTCTAATACCAGATCCGGGTTATCCTGTTTACCGGACTTCGACGATATTTGCTGGTGGTGAGTCTTTTACAATGCCGCTGAAGGCAGAAAACCAATTTTTACCCGATCTAAATGCGATTCCTGAAGAAGTTGCTCGCAAAGCCAAACTGTTGTGGGTAAACTATCCTAATAATCCTACAGGGGCATTGGCAACACTAGAATTTTTTGAGGAATTGGTAGCTTTCTGCAAGCAGTACGATATTTTGCTGTGTCACGATAATGCTTACTCAGAAATGGCGTACGACGGCTATAAACCGCCCAGTGTGCTACAGGTTCCAGGCGCAAAGGATGTAGCGATCGAGTTTCACAGTCTGTCAAAATCTTACAATATGACTGGTTGGCGGATTGGTTTTGTAGTCGGAAATGCCCTCGGTATTCAAGGCTTGACACAGGTCAAAAGTAACGTTGATTCTGGAGTGTTTAAGGCAATACAAGCCTGTGCGATCGCGGCTTATTCTACCAATGATGAAGAACTCCAATCTGTAATTTCTGTGTACCAAAATCGCCGAGACATCATCGTTAAAGGACTGCAATCTCTAGGTTGGCCTATTCAGCCGCCACAAGCAACTCTTTACGTTTGGGTACCTGTTCCCTCAGGATATACTTCCGCTGAATTTGTCAACTTACTACTTGACAAATGTGGTATTCTTGTGCCTCCGGGTAACGGTTATGGAGCAGCTGGAGAAGGCTTTTTTCGGATTGCTCTAACTGTAGCTGATGAACGAATGCATGAAGCAATTCAACGCCTTAAGAACGCCAATATTCGCTACGCTTAA
- the clpS gene encoding ATP-dependent Clp protease adaptor protein ClpS — protein MSVETIEKRSTSRKLAPRYRVLLHNDDYNSMEYVVQVLMTTVSSLTQPQAVSIMMEAHTNGLALVITCAQEHAEFYCETLKSHGLSSTIEPDE, from the coding sequence GTGTCAGTCGAAACCATTGAGAAGCGTTCCACATCCCGCAAGCTCGCGCCTCGGTATCGCGTTTTGCTCCATAATGACGACTACAACTCTATGGAGTACGTGGTACAGGTACTAATGACCACAGTGTCGAGCCTCACCCAGCCCCAGGCTGTTAGCATTATGATGGAAGCCCATACTAACGGGCTAGCTTTAGTGATTACTTGTGCTCAGGAACACGCGGAATTCTACTGTGAAACTTTGAAAAGTCATGGTTTGAGTAGCACGATTGAACCTGATGAATAA
- a CDS encoding putative sensor protein produces the protein MLEGSILQQLESIHRRSSRPIRFGVYYKNTLVALCHALEDHILQDDGKPLVITAFQQGKWYLQEAERYADIAKYSDEIVIMAAPDAGFAEHPTSLLSNVDLVALDPADPVAQEWHLIILSPKYTAMVICQELSEADYGSAGLPASDVERKFYGLWTFEPELVRETAELAIAHIRPYNPQLADKLTAHKDSIQPSLVTPEDLSAVVSRVVDYLQTGQENLSLPTAPRQQVLDRNLVSNEIQAFLRMAQLMDLADINNPMAAAEVVALSETIGQLLNLPAWQIKRLRLAALLHRIDPLQKAESVLVPSSTRYHEETPSIPLSCPLVPGAQVLRTMPRLRAVAQIITHQTEWWDGTGEPAGLAGDEIPLESRILALVADFQWRVNQKKSSQISREEIFTQALDECKQQSTRFDPKLLDTLSLLVMGLQQGLDLPLIETKVTAGMWLIDSRWDSQSKTSEEIGTYPQ, from the coding sequence ATGTTAGAAGGCTCTATACTCCAACAATTAGAAAGTATTCATCGCCGTAGTAGTAGACCAATTAGATTCGGGGTGTACTACAAAAATACCCTAGTTGCCCTGTGTCATGCCTTAGAAGACCACATCCTCCAAGACGATGGCAAACCCTTAGTAATTACTGCCTTCCAACAAGGTAAATGGTATCTTCAGGAAGCAGAAAGATATGCAGACATCGCCAAATACAGCGATGAGATTGTAATTATGGCAGCCCCCGATGCAGGCTTTGCCGAACATCCCACCAGCTTACTATCTAATGTAGACTTGGTAGCTTTAGATCCAGCCGATCCGGTAGCCCAGGAATGGCATTTAATTATTCTCTCGCCTAAATACACAGCAATGGTAATTTGTCAAGAATTATCAGAAGCTGATTATGGTAGTGCTGGGCTACCTGCATCCGATGTAGAGCGTAAATTCTATGGCTTATGGACATTCGAGCCAGAGTTAGTTAGAGAAACAGCAGAATTAGCGATCGCTCATATTAGACCATACAATCCACAATTAGCGGACAAGCTGACGGCTCACAAAGATTCGATTCAGCCAAGTCTTGTGACTCCAGAAGACTTGAGTGCAGTAGTCTCCCGCGTTGTAGATTACCTGCAAACAGGGCAAGAAAATTTATCTCTTCCCACAGCGCCGCGTCAACAAGTGCTAGATCGCAACTTGGTTTCTAATGAAATCCAGGCATTCTTGCGGATGGCGCAATTGATGGATCTGGCTGATATCAACAACCCAATGGCAGCGGCGGAAGTTGTAGCCCTCTCAGAAACAATTGGTCAGCTGTTAAATCTCCCGGCATGGCAGATTAAAAGATTACGTCTTGCTGCTTTATTACACCGCATAGATCCGTTACAGAAAGCAGAAAGCGTTCTTGTACCTAGTTCTACACGTTATCACGAAGAAACACCCAGTATTCCTTTAAGCTGTCCCTTAGTACCAGGCGCACAAGTATTGCGAACCATGCCCAGGTTACGAGCAGTTGCTCAAATTATTACTCATCAAACAGAGTGGTGGGATGGTACAGGAGAACCAGCCGGTTTAGCTGGAGACGAAATTCCCCTAGAGTCAAGAATTTTAGCCTTAGTCGCAGACTTTCAATGGCGAGTCAACCAGAAAAAATCTTCCCAAATCAGCCGAGAGGAAATTTTTACTCAAGCTTTAGATGAGTGCAAACAACAATCAACTCGCTTTGACCCTAAACTTTTAGATACCCTATCTTTGTTAGTCATGGGTTTGCAACAGGGACTCGACTTACCTTTAATAGAAACTAAAGTCACTGCTGGAATGTGGCTAATTGATTCCCGATGGGATAGTCAAAGTAAGACTAGTGAGGAGATTGGTACTTACCCACAATGA
- a CDS encoding abortive infection protein, translating to MKINLVHLAQHPAPLRLGCFILALLLLWLPFATPIYLLVHDSNLVSIVTMLLLYVEFIFLLKLWGKYVYQEPHILQSYGLEISRHNGVDLLRGLAIGLISVLTLFGLQGSLGWLVWQQPHSFLLKVVLEGLIVGSGVGFAEELLFRGWLLNELQRNYSPRVSLWTDAILFAALHFIKPLEAIIHTLPQFPALVLLGLTQVWGKRWRRGRLGLPIGLHGGLVWGYYIINVGGLIKYSGQVPDWVTGVNNNPLQGLMGVLFMSILALWMRQRTVKNFH from the coding sequence ATGAAAATTAACCTTGTCCATCTAGCTCAACACCCTGCCCCTCTTAGGCTGGGTTGTTTTATTTTGGCTTTACTATTGCTATGGTTGCCGTTCGCTACACCAATTTACTTACTAGTGCATGATTCTAACTTAGTAAGTATCGTGACAATGTTATTGCTATATGTAGAGTTTATTTTTCTATTAAAGTTATGGGGTAAGTATGTTTACCAAGAGCCTCATATACTACAGAGTTATGGCTTAGAAATTTCTAGACACAACGGCGTAGATTTACTGCGTGGTTTGGCTATTGGACTAATTAGTGTATTAACGTTATTTGGCTTGCAAGGTTCTTTAGGTTGGTTGGTGTGGCAACAACCTCATAGTTTTTTACTAAAAGTAGTTTTAGAAGGTTTAATTGTGGGTTCAGGGGTAGGATTTGCTGAAGAGTTGTTATTCCGCGGTTGGTTGTTGAATGAATTGCAACGGAATTACAGCCCACGTGTTTCTTTATGGACAGATGCAATTTTATTTGCTGCGTTGCACTTTATTAAACCACTAGAGGCAATTATTCACACATTGCCACAATTTCCAGCTTTAGTACTTTTGGGGTTAACGCAGGTATGGGGAAAGCGTTGGCGTAGAGGACGCCTTGGCTTACCCATTGGTTTACATGGTGGTTTAGTTTGGGGCTATTACATTATTAATGTTGGTGGATTAATTAAATATTCTGGTCAAGTTCCTGATTGGGTTACTGGAGTAAATAATAATCCTTTGCAAGGTCTAATGGGGGTTTTATTTATGAGTATATTGGCTTTGTGGATGCGACAGAGAACAGTTAAGAATTTTCATTAA